Proteins encoded by one window of Culicoides brevitarsis isolate CSIRO-B50_1 chromosome 2, AGI_CSIRO_Cbre_v1, whole genome shotgun sequence:
- the LOC134831744 gene encoding transmembrane protein 179: MGLTNVLTLSQIAGHVIAFILSICITIPMIVHLRQFDGHCLLFTTGQWQEDDGLFKASWASKAYCNFPIVIGFILCITSLTQIYRLSLIIRNEVESSFFGLFMDVFIAINLCALVVVAAVMITLGFIVWCSDMTQRFPSCDTADGQNITNTNITNINTNGFYIEMGTAQFGAWGSFATWVGLSMFALLKLINNHQVTNMRVSMYLERQRLVNDGVYSDSLTEPPAASLMGGQNDE, translated from the coding sequence ATGGGCTTGACAAACGTTCTCACTCTCAGCCAAATTGCTGGTCACGTAATTGCTTTCATCCTCTCGATATGCATCACAATTCCCATGATCGTGCATTTGCGGCAATTTGACGGGCATTGTTTGCTCTTTACAACCGGTCAATGGCAGGAAGACGACGGATTGTTCAAAGCTTCGTGGGCTTCGAAAGCATATTGCAACTTTCCCATTGTCATCGGCTTCATTTTGTGCATCACGAGTCTCACACAAATCTATCGTTTGTCCCTCATAATCCGTAACGAGGTAGAAAGTTCCTTTTTTGGGCTCTTCATGGACGTTTTTATCGCCATCAACTTGTGTGCACTTGTTGTTGTCGCCGCCGTCATGATTACCCTCGGATTTATCGTTTGGTGTTCCGACATGACGCAACGTTTTCCCTCGTGTGACACTGCTGATGGGCAAAATATCACAAATACGAACATAACGAACATCAATACGAACGGATTTTACATTGAAATGGGCACAGCGCAGTTTGGGGCATGGGGATCGTTCGCAACGTGGGTTGGATTGTCGATGTTTGCGTTGCTAAAGTTGATCAACAATCATCAAGTGACGAATATGCGGGTGTCAATGTACTTGGAACGACAACGGTTGGTGAATGATGGCGTTTATTCCGATAGTTTGACGGAACCGCCAGCAGCTAGTCTCATGGGGGGACAAAATGACGAATGA
- the LOC134831742 gene encoding zinc finger protein 600-like, producing MESEASSLMEIQSLDLNNLCRVCGLFNKILIQITSELQKKIESYLPIKVSETDICSKLCIHCTNALLNWDEIYENCIETDRKLKEIMTMSALASNDNNSEEEGDEAAESQGSEKELEIDLGMLDEPPEELRLTPNKLQEKEKNLSAQFDALKNSVDETPKKKVQKRTEEDVEMTKEVVVATDSNQNTLKCSYCTTVNIKSQQDLNDHYRQEHFDAVFHCEMCDNYLDRNDLMTHMISHALESATDSLKVAEPTQTTSKQPENSQVVNTNGHSSSLPMPSPSQMQVKTSTAPTAASPPAKQHGKENQLYCTVCQKHFNTRSGFAYHINQHHSKIKNYSCSFCDKKFGMKRILDNHIRNIHSSEKTFQCMKCFKYFKTDAALYNHEIIHKQSNYGCDLCDKKFHYKHNLEVHRLLHSNDRKYSCNHCSSTFKTRNYLAKHLKGHFSETKSFLCTHCDFKTTQKRYLSEHVKRKHSNSAIAVKKE from the exons ATGGAGTCGGAGGCTTCGTCCTTGATGGAGATCCAATCCTTGGACTTGAATAATTTGTGTCGAGTTTGTGGATTGTTTAACAAAATTCTCATACAAATAACCAGTGAATTGCAGAAGAAAATTGAGTCTTATTTACCAATAAAG gTATCCGAGACTGATATTTGCTCCAAG ctGTGCATACATTGTACGAATGCGTTATTGAATTGGGATGAAATCTACGAAAATTGCATCGAAACAGATCGAAAATTGAAGGAAATCATGACAATGTCCGCACTCGCTTCCAATGACAACAACAGCGAAGAGGAAGGAGACGAGGCAGCTGAATCTCAGGGCTCCGAGAAGGAATTAGAGATAGATTTGGGGATGTTGGATGAGCCGCCAGAAGAATTACGTTTGACGCCGAACAAGTTGCAGGAGAAAGAGAAGAATTTGTCTGCACAATTTGATGCATTAAAGAATTCGGTAGATGAGACACcgaagaaaaaagttcagAAACGTACGGAAGAAGATGTCGAAATGACAAAAGAAGTTGTTGTTGCCACagattcaaatcaaaacacaCTAAAATGCAGTTATTGCACGACGGTGAACATAAAATCGCAACAAGACCTCAACGATCACTATCGCCAAGAGCATTTTGATGCCGTATTCCATTGCGAAATGTGCGATAACTACTTGGATCGCAACGATTTGATGACGCACATGATTTCGCATGCTTTGGAATCCGCAACAGACTCGCTAAAAGTCGCTGAACCCACCCAAACTACCTCAAAACAGCCAGAAAACAGTCAAGTAGTCAACACAAACGGTCATTCGAGTTCACTTCCGATGCCATCGCCATCGCAAATGCAAGTCAAAACATCAACAGCTCCAACCGCAGCATCTCCTCCCGCCAAACAACACGGCAAAGAAAACCAACTTTATTGCACCGTTTGCCAAAAGCACTTTAACACGCGCTCCGGCTTCGCGTATCACATCAACCAACATCACtccaaaatcaaaaactactCGTGCAGCTTCTGCGACAAGAAATTCGGCATGAAACGCATTCTCGATAATCACATACGGAACATCCACAGCAGCGAAAAGACATTCCAGTGCATGAAGTGCttcaagtatttcaaaacgGACGCCGCATTGTATAATCACGAGATTATCCACAAACAGTCGAATTACGGGTGCGATTTGTGCGACAAAAAGTTCCATTACAAGCACAATCTCGAGGTGCATCGACTTTTGCACTCGAACGACCGGAAATACAGCTGCAACCATTGCTCGAGTACCTTCAAGACACGCAACTACCTGGCCAAGCATCTCAAGGGGCACTTTAGTGAGACAAAGAGCTTCCTGTGCACGCATTGCGACTTCAAGACCACGCAAAAACGCTACTTGTCGGAACACGTCAAGCGAAAGCATTCCAATTCAGCCATAGCCGTTAAAAAGGAGTAA